The Pseudopipra pipra isolate bDixPip1 chromosome Z, bDixPip1.hap1, whole genome shotgun sequence nucleotide sequence TCAGCGTgatcagagaggagcctggagCTCTTCTGGTCAGGAGCCAGGGTCTCCTGTGCTTGCTGCTTACGTGCTCACCACGCTGTTGAGGGCAACCCCGCTGGGGACCCTTGGATCTCCACTCCCTGTGGAGCTTTGCACCCACAGGGGCTTCCAACTGGAGACATTTCTGGAGGGCATGAATCAGCTTTTCACAGCTTGTTAAAAATCTTGATCCTACCTCTTGTTTTCATGCCTTTCAAATCAGGAAATGAGTTTTACAACTTTTCCAGTGGGGCACAGCTGGTGGCCAGGGTCGTAAAGCTGAACTTTATAAATATCTCTTTTTGGGATGGGGGAAGAGCATTAAAAAGGCagagagcaagagagagagaaagagaagggaagaagcaAAGGCAATAGCGAAGCAAGGTGAACAAGCCCAGCTTAACACCAACCATGGCCGTGCAAGCTCAGAAGATGGGGTGTGCTTGGGGCAGGCTTTGcctgcttctctccctcctcctccagctgccaggCTCCCAGGCCAAGTGCTACTTCCAGGCTAAAGGTAAGTGAGGCAGAGAGATGGGAAGAGGCTAATGGGAAGAGGAGGCCTCAGCTTTTCCAGCATggcagggctctgctctgtgcctgcaAAGTGTGGAAGGGACTGTGCTGAGCTCAGGAGCAGGATCATGGGCCAGTGGTGAGTGGAAGGAGCAGTCTATAAACCACACAACAGCTCCCCAGGGCTCTGGCTGAGAAACAGCTGTTTGGGCCATGaaggctcctggcaggagccTGTCTGGAGCCAAGTGTGAAGGACTAGTAGCAAAGAGAGGAGGTCTGCCTGTCTTTCCTCTGTTGACTCCTCTCAGGGCTGCAGAGATGCTCAGACCCCAAAGGGTGCTGGATTTGCCCTCTCCAAGGAAGCAAGAGCCACTTGCCTCTGCTTTAGGCCCACAGGGTAGTGGGGAGAGCtgcagggcatggccaggagAGGATGGGTACATTGCCTTTGGCAGATGTCTGGCCATCCCGTACCTGCAGGGTGGTAGACAGATCACCAAATATTTTCTGCACCATGAGGTGGGTGGGACGTCATGACAACCCTGATCAGGGCACAGGGATGCCAAGGAGGCTCCCACTCACCCCCAGCACAGGCCCATATGTCCTCATCACCACTGCTTCCTTTGCAGCTTCCTGTGAGTACGAGGGGAAGCAGTTCTCCCTTGGGGAATCGTGGCTGAGCACCAACTGCCTGCTCTGCACCTGCCTGCACCCTATTGGCGTGGGCTGCTGTGAGATGTgagtgaggggctgaggggcacTGGAGTGGgctgtccctggcagtgctgcacaccacagcacccctgtgcccacagcagggggtcTGGTGGCTGCAAATGCAGCAGATGTCAGAGCCCACCGAGGGCTGTGGGGTACCAGGCACTtggggacaagggacaggggTGGACGGGACCCAACCGGGGAGTTGAGGGTGGTGGGGTAAGCTGGGGAGGCAAAGCGGTGGGCAAGAGTGTCTCAGCACAGTGAGATGCTCAGCTGTGCCGGGAGCTGTGTCCCAACCCGAGGAAGACACCCTCTTTGGGGGGCTGGCAGCAGAAGAAGCCAGCtggccctgccagcagccctccGGCACAAACTGGGGGGAGCTGACAGCGCTGTGCCCTCTTCCGCAGCACCCAGCACCCCATCGACTTCCCCGACTGGTGCGAGGCCCACTACGACTCGCAGACCTGCCAGATCTCGGTGGTGCAGAAGGCCAACCCCAGCCTGCCCTGCGTGAAGACCGTGGAGCACGAGTGGGGCTCGGCCGGCACACCCGAGCCGCTGATCAACAAGGTGCTGGGCGCAGGGCTGAGCAGATAAGAAGCTCGGCAGCGCCCCGCGCCCCTTCGGCGGCGTCCTCCCTCCTCCAGAGCACACCTCCCGCATGCTCCAGACCTGCCCCGTCCTGTAGAGACGTCACCGCCGCCACCTCCAAGGGAAACCACTATCCACGCACCATGGTACCGAGCTGACATTTACACCCTCACGCTGCCACAGTACGGCTTTGCTTCTGCCTTCAGCTTCCTGAGCCAAGCCAGGGCATTCTTCCTGTGAGATACCCTGCACCCGGTGGGAATGCAGATCCTACGGGATTTCCTCCCAGGTGGGCAGAAAACCTCGTTACTAAAGAAAGGGCTCTGGCACTAAATCAGCCTGGCTCGCAGGAGTCCTGTACTCCCACATCCAGCCTGAAGTGacacagctccctgctccctcccagatCCACATCCCTGTGCACAGAAGCTGCTGGGAGCTCACTGGGGAGCATCATGGCCCCTCGTGCACGACCCTCAGAACCTGGCCAGCCccttctctgctcccagagTGTGCGGGGAACAACTCACCTCTGGAACCACTAAtgcccctgctcctgcaggttCTGGGGTCCCTGGCACCGCAGGTCAGCCCTGGGCAACACCACAACAGAGCCAGCCCTGGGTGGGCAGCAGTGCGGGGGGAACCACCAGACGGCCCCTGGGAGGACCCCCACCCCCAGACatgcaggggagcagggagggagggctcAGGAAGCAGAGGCAATCCACATGTGCCAGGCTGGAGCCAGCCACCCTGGCAGCCCGCCCCAGCCGGTGCCATGCTGTGTTGTGCAGAGCCTTGTGTAGATGTTTCTGTTCTTGCAATAAAGATACTGAACAAAGAGGAGGTCTCCAGCCTGTGACTGCCACGCAGAGTGGGATGTGTCAACCACTGGGAACAATGCAGGAATAAGGCTCTTGGGAAGGCTGAGTTTTGCACATTCAGATGTTTATTATTTCCATGCAAAGAGGAAAGTTCATTGGAAGGTTTGGTAGAAATGGGGAGCTTGCTGTTGAGCAGGGAGatctccatcccagctcctggatgCACAGCCTGCATTTCCTACAGCTCCCCAAGGATCCTGAGACCAGCAGGATGCCTTTACACCCAGGAATGCAGGCAGACAAGAGCCCAGGGGCTCAGTGCTGCTCACTATTGTGCAGCCGCAGCAGGGGTTGCACCCAGGTCACCAGCACCCGTGGGCAGCGCAGGGCTGGCGTGCCAGGACCTGCCTCCTCCAGGTGAGGATGGCACTGGACTGTGCGTGTGGGACACCTCTCTGAGAGGCAGGATGCCTGCCAGGACAGGGGAGTGGGCTCTCATCCAGCCCAGGTGGCCAGTGCGCCTCACCTGGATGCCAGACCTTTGCTTGTAAGGTCTCTCTGTAGGGGAATGGCTTTCACCCAAGGGTGGTACGAAGCTTCACTGTAaaaccttccctctcccttctcaGGGCTGAGCCTTTCCCTCTTGGAAGCCCCACATGGGGTAAAGGCATGTCAGCAGTTCCCTGGGAGGCAGATTTTGTTTTGGTGAGTGCTGGGACTCGCATCTTCACCCAGGCAGGAAGGGTCCAGCTCTCAGCCgagggctgcagcacaggacTCTGCAACAAGCACAGTGATCCTCCACCCACAGACGGGACAGACTTGCCTGGTGCCCACCTGGGCATCACAGCTGAAGGCAaggggacacagggatgcaCGCCCCACAGCATGCTGGTGACAGTCCTGCCTGCTATTCCCACCAGTGGCACACActtgcagcactgcaggcccaCCAGCTCTCCCTACTTCAGATGGTGATGGAGTTAGTGCTGGAGAACTGAGATACGTAGGAAGCCAGGATGGGATTGGTGGGAAGAACTTTGATGGGCAAGTCCCAGCTGAAAGTGTCCACTTCCATCTGCTCTACCCCAGTCCAGGTAACAGCCTCTGACTGGCTCCCACGAACCAAGCAAGTCCCCGCTGACTCCCCAGAGGTCACAAATTCGAAGTGCAGCCTCCACTTCAGGGACACTGTGGGCAAGAGGGGGGTCAGGAGACAACATCACAAGGGACAGTCTCAGTGCTGGCTGTCCTGGCAAGGGGAAATGCAAATGATCCCACTCACAGAGACGAGCTCCCTCCCAtgggacacagccctgctgagcaaggcagggctggggacactgCAGTCCTTCTGCAGGTCCCTTCCCTGGTGGGTACATACCGATGTTGGTGGTGAATCCCGGGGTTGAGCTGAGCGGGATGGGCAGGCTgaagctgctctgggctgtgtgcAGGCAGGACTCCTGATGGCGGGCGTGCGTGGTGAAGGAGACAGGCTGCCCCCGACGGCGCTGGAACTCCTCCTGGATGCTCTCCTCCGTCTGCAGGCTCACCGAGAACTGCAGGACAGTCAGCAGGGTGCTTGTTCTCACAACATCACACAGCCCTTGTGTAAAGCCCGTGGCCTCTATTTCCCAAAAAAGCTCAGGACTGGATCATTCCCCAGCTCACACTCCAAGGAGACCCCAACTGGGTCTCACTAGAAACCCTCAGTAGAAAACCCAGCAGCCCAGGGCCATCTCAATCTCTTCTGACTCTCCCCCACCATAAACCCCTGCCTCTCCCTGGTGACCCAAGAGCCAACAATGACCTGCAGACATGGGATGTCCCCTTCAGAGAAGTTGAAGGTCCCAATGACATCCTCTCCGATCTTATAAACGGTCTTAAAGATGCAGAACGTTCCCACCTTCCCACGAGTGTTGCTGATGTTATACAGGTCTGTGGAGCAAGAAGAGGGCGGTAGGAGTTGTGTCAGGATAAGGCTCTGCTCCATGCAGTGCCCTGGGTTAATGATATGACCCCGTGCCTGCTGCTTGGGTGTGAAGGGCAGTCACTGGAGGTGGTGTTCCTTTCGGAAAATGCCTGCAGTGAGCAAGAGAAAACCACATACTGGCTGCGATATGCTGGCCAGAGGGTCTCTCTGGTTGAAGCAGGAAGAGTCTGAGACCGGCTGGGAGGCCCTGACCCAAGCAGGCCCTGATGGAGCTGCTCACAGCCCCAGTTGGAGCTTTGTTTTGTCAGTGAGAGATTTTTGCAGCTGGCTTTGTGCTCCATGCCCAGGTTAGGAAGGACAgcaagctggagcagggaataTGACCTACGCAGGCTGCGTCGGGAGGTGGCCACCATGAGCAGTTCTGTAGCCAGGTCGGCCAGGCGAGAGTCTTTCTTCAAgctctcctcctcttccaggaAGGGGTTTGAGGGCGCAACAGCCTCATCCTGTGGGAACTGGTAATCCttgagccctggggagaaggtgAGAGTGTCAGCGGGGCAGGGTGCAGCCTGGCCTGTTGTGCAGGGAGGGCAGTGCGTGGTCTCACCGTGCAGCACGAGGACACGGAAGGGCACGCGCAGGAGCTTGATGGGGGAGTTGACGCGCTGGCAGCCGATGGTCAGCTTGTACACGTACTTCACAGACTGTCCCCGGAAAGAGGGAGGGCCGTCCACAGGCAGCGTCTCACAGTACGAATCTGCAAGGGGTGCAGAGACGTTCCAAGGGTTGGGaccagcagcagtgctgagctAGGGACAGTGCCTGGTGCTTTCTGCTGCACAGCAGTCCAAGcacacccccagctcccctgcACCAGGCGCACTGTTCCTCACATCACACGCACCATCATCCAGACGTTGCTTCCAGCACATAcaaccacacacacaaactgcCTCAAAAGAATGTGAAAGATGTAAAATCCAGGAATACAAACACATGAGAGTCACGAGTTCAACCCGAATTTGCCTCTGTGCACTCCTTCACCCGTCACTCTCGCAGCGCAGTCACGCGCtgcagtctcctccaggctctgccccacGCGGGTGCTGATCAATACCTCATGCCTCTTTTGGTATTTGCTTTACACAAACCCCAAACTCGGCAACAAAAGCTAGTTTCttcctgtatttttctctgaagtgcCAGGTCTAAATGGTCAAGAAACAACACTGAGACCTTCACAACAACCTGTGGCATGCCCCCCTTGACAGACTGATGACTTAGACCATGAAGCCTCTGACTCTGAGGCCTCTGAGATGCTGGAGCCTGGCTTACACCACACTCAGCCCTCTCAGAGCCCCTTGGCCACCACACAAACCCCAATTCTCTTGACGCAGTGTGAACACTTCTGCAGCTTTCCCAAACCACATGCTCTACTAACAAGAAAGGCACAAACAGTGAACTGTGGAAAGTCTCCACCTCTCTGGCTTGCCCACCGTAACGCAGATACACCCTGCCAGAGGAAGGGCAGCATCCTGCTCTGAAACCACAGCTCCTTCCCCAAGTCTGGCACATCCTGAATACTGGGGCTTAGATTAAAAGTTAGggttacattttaaatataactcctagatttaaaataacaggactggaaggaagaaaaaggccTGTGCTAGTGCATAGTGTCCACAGGATGTCACACCTTAAAGCACAAGCCTGTCTTGCCTGACCAGGGTGCAGACAAAGCAGAGAAGTGTCCTGACAGGGAGGAAAATCAGGTATTTCCACAGAAGCAAACTGCTGTACCAGACTTAACAAGAGTGCTCACAAAGACCTTCTTACCCAGTGAGGATAATCTGAGCAGAGACCACCGCTGTCGAAGAAGGATGGGCAGTTTGCTACCCGGCACAGGAATGCCAAGACTCAGGAAGTCCCAGCTTTCTTGCATATCCCAGAAGGAAGCACATTCCTGGCTCTATGGACGCCTTCCTCACCCACCCGCTGTGCCCTCTGGCTGGGCTCCAGGCCCGTGTCCAGGCCACTTCCATTTCCTCCCCTCTCTATGATCTACCAAATGTTTAAAGGTATTACAAAACCGGAGAGGAGGCAAAAACAGCCACAGAAATGACTTGAGGACTTGAGAAAATGTTTCATGGTGACAAATTTAAAGAGCTCGGCCTGGGCAGAGTGTCAAAGGGCTGGGAGATGAGTCAATGAACTTCAACATACAGGCACCATAACAAGACTGAGATATTGGGGAATAAGTTGGTCAGCAACTGAAAACAAGGCCTTTTATCAAGAGACAACCCTGACACAACCTCAGCTGTATGTGCCAGCTCTGGTTGCACTTTAATAACACAGTACATTGCTGAAGCAGAATTAAGATTTCTTGggttttctgttggtttttctttccctttccaaacTGCGTAGCAAAACTcaaaacttctgaaaaacaggaaatgaagaaTTAAGATACACACCCACACGGCTTTAACTCTCCCTCCACGGAGCTGGCAGGAGCCCCCAGGAATGATGTGCAGCCGTGCCAGCTGCAGTCTCGCgtgagagcagcagcaccactggcTGATGGGATCGGTGTGAGCAGCCTGGCAGAGAATGAGACCAGGGCTGTGATACAAGGATTTCAGTGCTAAAAAGCCACTGCCACACACAGTGACACCACACATGAGGCATGAAACAGACAGGTGCTTCACACAACCAACGGGAAAGGCTGTAACAAGAAACCTCGAAGTGTGTTTGTGTCCTTCCTGAGGAGTTGCATCCAAGTGCCAGGAAGATGTAGGCTGTTTGTGCTGGTGTCACCCAGAGGCAGAGAGGACGCACATCACAGCATCAGAGCGAAGGACAGACAATCCCTAGCTTAGCTGGGGGCTGAACAGCTTCTGCCTGCAAAGCCAGCACACAAGGAAATCCCCTCAATCCATCTCAGCCACCTGGAGCTCGGGCTGTCGTCACTGATCTGCTCTCCCAGAGACTGCCCAGCCTGCCCGAGATGTTCCAGGAAAAGGaacatccccctgctcccagtgaAGGGATGCTCCAGACCCACACCTCCAAGCAGCAAGGAGCACAGGAGAATCCAGGTGAGCCCCAGGCCAGTTGAGATTCCtgactcctcctcctccctgctggcATGGCCAGCTCCTTTCCCCAGTATCATGCTGTAGGATAATAAGTGAATAACCAAACATCCTCAGATGACAGGCTCTGCAGCTTAGTAGCACAGCCCCAGATTTCTGCCCCACCCTACTAACCAGCTAGCCAAGCCAGCCCGGTTTTACCCTGTCCACCTTTCCCTCCAGTCAGGCCCCTCCAAGATGAGGAAGGCAGGAGACATCAGCTCCAAAACCAGCATGTCACAACACTGCGGCTCCTTGGTCTCACCTGCAGCTACACTctcacctctgcagagctcaatgctgcagcagagcccccTCCACCACAGGCACTGCCTGTCcactccctgtgctctgcaatTTGAGAGGCCTCCATCAACTGTTCCCAGCAGATCCCTGGGACAACCTGATGGAGCTCTCCGCACACAGCCTGCAAGGCCCAACATTACTGCTGCTACATCACAGGCCACTGGAACGCAAAGGAGATCCGACACAACTTGACAGGCTGGGTCACACAGCCACCGACTGACAGACAACAGCACATACTCATATTTTCACAGCTGTCTACTCAGACATGGAGAGCTCTGAGCAGAGATTAGGAGTCCTCACTTTTACAGCAGGAAAACTAGAACACACAGAAGACTGCGATCTCCAGGACAGCCACAATGTGAAGAGGAAGCACAAACCTTTGGAGGACACCAGACTAAATTTCAAGAATTACACACAGAGGTGTGTGTAACTGTTCCTTCAGCTGCAACTAGGTATTTCAAACGTTTTATTCCTTGCAGCTACACAAGGGACCTGCAGCAAAGGCCGTGGGCCAGGGGTAGGACTGATGGACACGCTGCAGGTACGCAGCCATAATGCAGTGGAGAACATGCTCTGGATgatgcagcagctcctgagcacTCACGCTCCCATCAAAGCATCTCATCTTCCACAAGCACCAGGGTCTCACACTTGCAGCACTTGGGATTGCAAAGCTAGTTTTGAAAGCAGAGCTCCCTGGAGGTGAGTAGGGTAAGAGAAGACAAGACTCACAGGACTTTGACTCTCCAGGATCCAGTCGCAAGTCACAGAAGAGAATCTTTGGTGGGGTGGACAGGATACACTGACCCCGCTctcctggaagagaagaaacatGTGAATGCTGCCCAGACTTGGGCTGTGTCCAGGTCAGTCAAGCTTTATCCTCAtggggaggaacagggagaagagggCTGAGGGAACATCTCATGCCCCGGTCATATCATGAGACACTACGAGAACAGCTGGGCAGACAACTGTCATGTTTCATTCCAAGCTAGTGCCACTTTGATCCCAGTATAACAAGGTCCCACAACAAACACCGGCAGGGAATGACACAAGGAAAGCAACACGGACTTCCCACTCACTTCTTTGCATGCTGCCCTCATAACACACATTAGGGTCTACTTGATTCCTGCTTGCTGTGCTCTCTGCC carries:
- the MSMP gene encoding prostate-associated microseminoprotein isoform X2, which encodes MAVQAQKMGCAWGRLCLLLSLLLQLPGSQAKCYFQAKASCEYEGKQFSLGESWLSTNCLLCTCLHPIGVGCCEITQHPIDFPDWCEAHYDSQTCQISVVQKANPSLPCVKTVEHEWGSAGTPEPLINKVLGAGLSR
- the RGP1 gene encoding RAB6A-GEF complex partner protein 2 isoform X1, whose product is MIEVLAKLGRGPVFLAGEVLECVITFTNPLSASSTSASRDEAEVNSSGLLPPGRRQGKKYAVRDSLPLSEMLAWASAQIHCQFHASENRVALPPSDGSKHDVQAENETVFVPNRGERGQCILSTPPKILFCDLRLDPGESKSYSYCETLPVDGPPSFRGQSVKYVYKLTIGCQRVNSPIKLLRVPFRVLVLHGLKDYQFPQDEAVAPSNPFLEEEESLKKDSRLADLATELLMVATSRRSLHLYNISNTRGKVGTFCIFKTVYKIGEDVIGTFNFSEGDIPCLQFSVSLQTEESIQEEFQRRRGQPVSFTTHARHQESCLHTAQSSFSLPIPLSSTPGFTTNIVSLKWRLHFEFVTSGESAGTCLVRGSQSEAVTWTGVEQMEVDTFSWDLPIKVLPTNPILASYVSQFSSTNSITI
- the RGP1 gene encoding RAB6A-GEF complex partner protein 2 isoform X2, coding for MIEVLAKLGRGPVFLAGEVLECVITFTNPLSASSTSASSEMLAWASAQIHCQFHASENRVALPPSDGSKHDVQAENETVFVPNRGERGQCILSTPPKILFCDLRLDPGESKSYSYCETLPVDGPPSFRGQSVKYVYKLTIGCQRVNSPIKLLRVPFRVLVLHGLKDYQFPQDEAVAPSNPFLEEEESLKKDSRLADLATELLMVATSRRSLHLYNISNTRGKVGTFCIFKTVYKIGEDVIGTFNFSEGDIPCLQFSVSLQTEESIQEEFQRRRGQPVSFTTHARHQESCLHTAQSSFSLPIPLSSTPGFTTNIVSLKWRLHFEFVTSGESAGTCLVRGSQSEAVTWTGVEQMEVDTFSWDLPIKVLPTNPILASYVSQFSSTNSITI
- the MSMP gene encoding prostate-associated microseminoprotein isoform X1, which produces MGTLPLADVWPSRTCRVVDRSPNIFCTMRWVGRHDNPDQGTGMPRRLPLTPSTGPYVLITTASFAASCEYEGKQFSLGESWLSTNCLLCTCLHPIGVGCCEITQHPIDFPDWCEAHYDSQTCQISVVQKANPSLPCVKTVEHEWGSAGTPEPLINKVLGAGLSR